A single genomic interval of Nostoc commune NIES-4072 harbors:
- a CDS encoding S-(hydroxymethyl)glutathione dehydrogenase/class III alcohol dehydrogenase, translated as MEVKAAVAYSAGKPLTIETVQLSGAKAGEVLVEVKASGVCHTDAFTLSGDDPEGLFPAILGHEGAGVVVEVGAGVTSLKPGDHVIPLYTPECRQCEYCLSFKTNLCQAIRLTQGRGVMPDGTSRFSIDGQMIHHYMGTSTFANYTVLPEIALAKIREDAPFDKVCYIGCGVTTGVGAVINTAKVEPGANIVVFGLGGIGLNVIQAARMVGANMIVGVDINPSKRAIAEKFGMTHFVNPQEVEGDLVPYLVDLTKGGADYSFECIGNVKIMRQALECCHKGWGVSVIIGVAGAGQEISTRPFQLVTGRVWKGSAFGGARGRTDVPKIVDWYMEGKISIDDLITHVMPIEQINDAFELMHKGESIRSVLTF; from the coding sequence TTGGAAGTTAAAGCAGCAGTAGCTTACAGCGCAGGTAAGCCATTGACAATTGAAACCGTTCAACTATCTGGGGCAAAAGCAGGCGAAGTGTTAGTTGAGGTGAAAGCAAGCGGAGTTTGCCATACGGACGCTTTTACCCTATCTGGTGACGATCCTGAAGGTTTATTTCCGGCAATTTTGGGGCATGAAGGTGCTGGTGTGGTAGTGGAGGTAGGCGCTGGTGTCACCAGTCTCAAACCAGGGGATCATGTAATTCCTTTATACACTCCCGAATGCCGCCAGTGCGAATATTGTTTGAGTTTTAAAACGAATCTTTGTCAAGCCATTCGCTTAACTCAAGGACGCGGTGTTATGCCCGATGGCACTAGCCGCTTTAGCATTGATGGACAGATGATTCATCATTATATGGGTACATCCACTTTTGCTAACTATACGGTGCTACCAGAAATCGCCCTGGCAAAAATTCGGGAAGACGCCCCATTTGATAAGGTTTGTTACATTGGCTGTGGTGTGACGACTGGTGTTGGTGCAGTCATAAATACTGCCAAGGTGGAACCGGGAGCAAATATTGTAGTTTTCGGCTTGGGTGGTATTGGTTTAAATGTCATCCAAGCGGCGCGGATGGTAGGGGCAAATATGATTGTCGGCGTGGATATTAACCCCAGCAAACGCGCAATAGCCGAAAAGTTTGGCATGACGCACTTTGTCAATCCCCAGGAAGTAGAGGGTGATTTAGTTCCCTATCTGGTTGATTTAACAAAAGGCGGTGCTGATTACAGTTTTGAATGTATCGGTAATGTCAAAATTATGCGTCAAGCATTAGAATGCTGCCATAAAGGTTGGGGTGTCAGTGTGATTATTGGTGTTGCTGGTGCTGGACAAGAAATTAGCACTCGTCCTTTTCAATTAGTAACTGGGCGCGTTTGGAAAGGTTCAGCATTTGGTGGCGCGAGAGGACGTACAGATGTGCCAAAAATTGTTGATTGGTATATGGAAGGTAAGATAAGTATTGATGATTTAATTACCCATGTGATGCCGATTGAGCAAATTAATGATGCTTTTGAATTAATGCACAAAGGTGAATCAATTCGTAGCGTGCTGACTTTCTAA
- a CDS encoding valine--pyruvate transaminase: MNPALTQIGAQMSNLTGVRAIMKDIIETLRAGAGQQFINLSAGNPLILPEVEQLWRDCTAQLLASPEYGEVVCRYGSSQGYAPLVEAIANDFNKRYGLNLSDRNILITPGSQTLYFYAVNSFGGYNPSGELKQIVLPLSPDYTGYGGICLVPKALIAYKPTLDIDEVAHRFKYRPDFSQLSITEDTGCVLFSRPCNPTGNVLTDDEVKKIAALASPYNLPVLIDSAYAPPFPALNFTEMTPVFGDNILHCMSLSKAGLPGERVGIAIGDEKWIEVLECFQANIGLHSSRYGQAIAALAIKSGALVEISHTVIRPFYQNKFTVLETSLEQAMPKNLPWFLHRGEGAIFAWLWLQDLPISDWEFYQQLKQVGVIIVPGSTFFPGLEEEWAHKHQCFRISLTGTDEEIATAMQRLAKVAEEAYKGAAVTA, from the coding sequence ATGAACCCTGCCCTAACTCAAATTGGCGCTCAAATGTCCAACCTGACTGGCGTCAGAGCAATCATGAAGGATATTATCGAAACATTACGAGCAGGTGCAGGGCAGCAGTTTATTAATTTGAGTGCTGGTAATCCGTTGATTTTGCCAGAGGTAGAGCAATTATGGCGGGATTGTACTGCACAGCTTTTGGCTAGCCCAGAATATGGTGAGGTAGTTTGTCGCTACGGCTCAAGTCAGGGCTATGCACCGTTAGTTGAAGCGATCGCCAACGACTTTAACAAACGCTACGGGTTAAACTTAAGCGATCGCAATATCCTCATCACCCCCGGTAGTCAAACCCTCTACTTCTACGCCGTGAATAGCTTCGGTGGCTATAACCCTAGCGGCGAGTTAAAACAAATCGTTTTGCCCCTCAGCCCTGACTACACCGGTTACGGCGGCATCTGCTTAGTTCCAAAAGCCTTAATTGCTTACAAACCGACTCTGGATATTGATGAAGTCGCCCACCGATTTAAATATCGCCCCGACTTCAGCCAACTGTCGATTACAGAAGATACGGGTTGTGTCCTCTTCTCTCGCCCTTGTAATCCCACTGGTAACGTCCTCACTGATGATGAGGTGAAAAAGATTGCTGCCCTGGCTTCGCCTTACAATTTGCCCGTATTAATTGATTCCGCTTATGCGCCTCCCTTCCCGGCATTGAATTTTACCGAAATGACACCAGTGTTTGGTGATAATATTTTACACTGCATGAGTTTATCAAAAGCTGGATTACCAGGAGAAAGGGTTGGTATTGCCATTGGGGATGAAAAGTGGATTGAAGTGCTAGAGTGTTTCCAAGCAAATATTGGTCTTCATTCTTCACGTTACGGCCAAGCGATCGCAGCTCTTGCAATTAAATCTGGCGCTTTAGTGGAAATTTCTCACACTGTCATCCGTCCCTTTTACCAAAATAAATTTACTGTTTTAGAAACCAGCTTAGAACAAGCGATGCCCAAGAATTTACCTTGGTTCCTCCATCGCGGTGAAGGAGCAATTTTTGCTTGGTTGTGGTTACAGGATCTACCCATCAGTGACTGGGAATTTTACCAGCAACTCAAGCAAGTAGGTGTGATTATTGTCCCTGGAAGTACCTTCTTCCCCGGTTTAGAGGAAGAGTGGGCCCACAAGCACCAATGCTTCCGCATCAGCCTTACAGGCACCGATGAAGAGATTGCCACTGCTATGCAACGTTTAGCAAAAGTGGCTGAAGAAGCTTATAAAGGTGCGGCGGTGACTGCTTAG
- the tnpA gene encoding IS200/IS605 family transposase: protein MQKFKSNNNVVYSCKYHVIFCPKYRRPVLVNAIASRLKELLAQIAIDIKVEIIEMEIMPDHVHLLVEVDPQFGIHRVVKRFKGATSRYLRLEFPELKSRLPTLWTNSYFVSTVGGAPLEAVKMYIQNQKET, encoded by the coding sequence ATGCAAAAGTTTAAATCAAACAACAATGTTGTTTATTCGTGTAAATATCATGTTATTTTTTGCCCTAAATACAGAAGGCCAGTGCTTGTGAATGCAATCGCCTCTCGACTGAAAGAGTTGCTTGCTCAAATAGCAATTGACATTAAAGTTGAAATTATAGAGATGGAAATAATGCCAGATCATGTACATTTACTAGTAGAAGTTGACCCGCAATTTGGAATACACCGTGTTGTGAAGAGATTCAAAGGTGCGACTTCTAGGTATTTGCGATTAGAATTTCCAGAGTTGAAAAGTAGATTACCTACTTTGTGGACTAATTCTTATTTTGTTTCGACAGTGGGAGGCGCACCACTGGAAGCGGTGAAAATGTACATCCAAAACCAAAAAGAAACTTGA
- a CDS encoding RNA-guided endonuclease InsQ/TnpB family protein has product MEYKAVVKKPQAKAIDEAIRTSQFVRNKVLRYWIDNRGIGKKELYQYNTQLRAEYEFVRDLSSHACQASVENVERAIKRFYDNCKTKKQGLKGYPRFKKHSRSVEYKQQSWKLHPTKRRITFTDKKGIGELKLLGKWDIHTYPVELIKRVRIVRRADGYYVQFCVKVDNKQEAPLTNSVIGIDVGLEYFYSDSFGKHEENPRYLRKAEKDIKRVQRKIYKKKKGSSGRRKARGVYARKHLKVTRRRNEHAKKLARNLCLANAKVVLEDLNVSGLVRNHKLAKSISDASWYNFRQWLEYFGEKLGREIIAVPPHFTSQECSNCGARVQKSLSTRTHSCLHCGHVEQRDVNAAKVILGRANATGGHPGSNASRDVPSTSVGRKSSKSKERQ; this is encoded by the coding sequence ATGGAGTACAAAGCAGTTGTCAAAAAACCACAAGCAAAAGCTATAGATGAAGCTATTCGCACAAGTCAGTTTGTCAGAAATAAAGTGCTTAGATATTGGATAGATAATCGTGGTATTGGCAAGAAAGAATTGTACCAATACAACACTCAATTAAGAGCAGAATATGAATTCGTGAGAGATTTGAGCAGTCATGCTTGCCAAGCATCTGTTGAGAATGTAGAACGTGCTATCAAGCGTTTCTACGACAACTGCAAAACTAAAAAGCAAGGATTGAAGGGCTATCCAAGATTTAAAAAACATAGTCGCTCTGTTGAATACAAACAACAGTCTTGGAAATTACACCCAACAAAACGACGAATAACATTCACTGACAAGAAAGGTATTGGTGAACTCAAATTATTGGGCAAGTGGGATATCCATACTTATCCTGTTGAGCTAATCAAAAGAGTTAGGATCGTTCGTCGTGCAGATGGGTATTATGTGCAGTTTTGCGTAAAAGTTGATAACAAGCAGGAAGCACCATTAACTAATTCTGTTATTGGTATTGATGTGGGATTGGAATACTTCTACTCTGATTCTTTCGGCAAGCATGAAGAAAACCCGCGATACTTGCGTAAAGCTGAGAAAGATATCAAACGGGTTCAGCGTAAAATTTATAAAAAGAAAAAGGGGTCATCTGGTAGAAGGAAAGCTCGTGGTGTTTATGCTCGTAAACATTTGAAAGTAACTCGACGAAGGAATGAACACGCCAAAAAATTGGCGCGTAACTTATGCCTAGCTAACGCTAAGGTTGTCTTGGAAGATTTAAATGTTAGTGGGTTGGTGAGAAACCACAAACTTGCCAAGAGTATTTCTGATGCGTCTTGGTACAACTTCCGCCAGTGGCTTGAATACTTTGGAGAGAAATTAGGTCGGGAAATAATTGCTGTCCCCCCTCATTTCACCAGTCAAGAATGTAGTAACTGTGGTGCTAGAGTTCAGAAATCACTTAGTACTAGAACTCATTCTTGCTTGCATTGTGGTCACGTTGAACAACGTGATGTGAATGCTGCCAAAGTAATTTTAGGTCGTGCAAACGCTACCGGAGGGCATCCGGGAAGTAACGCCAGTCGAGATGTTCCCTCTACTTCTGTTGGACGCAAGTCCAGTAAAAGCAAGGAGCGTCAGTGA